The following proteins are encoded in a genomic region of Arachis ipaensis cultivar K30076 chromosome B02, Araip1.1, whole genome shotgun sequence:
- the LOC107628531 gene encoding pectinesterase 2 has translation MSPFHSLVILLIPFLLSSIVTSYSYNDLKLWCGQTPNPQPCEYLLSKNPNHLHKPIKRKSDFLKLSLQLAQERALIGHANTVSLGSKCRNQLERVAWNDCVDLYQQTIQKLNKTLDPNTKCSQVDAQTWLSTALTNLETCKAGFYELGVQDYVLPLMSNNVTKLLSNTLALNNNGESHQEPSYKDGFPTWVKPGDRKLLQASSPASRANVVVAKDGSGKYTTVNAAINAAPKNSNGRYVIYVKGGIYNEQVEIKTKNIMLVGDGIGKTIITGSQSVGGGTTTFRSATVAVTGDGFIGQGMTFRNTAGAANHQAVALRSGSDLSVFYQCSFEGYQDTLYVYSDRQFYKECDIYGTVDFIFGNAAVVFQNCNLYARNPPNKINTITAQGRTDPNQNTGISIHNCVVTAASDLKAVQSSVKTYLGRPWQQYSRTVFMKSSLDSLIDPAGWLEWNGNFALTTLYYGEYMNTGLGSSTANRVKWGGYHVITSAAEASKFSVANFIAGNSWLPSTRVPFTAGL, from the exons ATGTCACCTTTTCATTCCCTTGTAATACTCTTGATTCCTTTCctactttcctccattgttactTCATATTCATATAATGACCTTAAACTTTGGTGTGGCCAAACACCTAATCCTCAACCATGTGAGTATCTCTTGAGCAAAAACCCTAATCACTTGCACAAACCCATTAAGCGAAAATCTGATTTTCTCAAGCTTTCATTGCAACTTGCTCAAGAGAGAGCACTCATAGGACATGCAAACACTGTTTCACTTGGCTCAAAGTGCCGCAACCAACTTGAAAGAGTTGCATGGAATGATTGTGTTGACCTCTATCAACAAACCATTCAAAAGCTCAACAAAACCCTAGACCCTAACACCAAATGCTCCCAAGTTGATGCCCAAACATGGCTTAGCACTGCTCTCACAAACCTTGAGACATGCAAAGCTGGCTTCTATGAACTTGGTGTTCAAGACTATGTCCTTCCTCTAATGTCCAACAATGTTACTAAGTTGCTAAGCAACACTTTGGCTCTTAACAACAATGGTGAATCTCATCAAGAACCAAGTTACAAAGATGGATTCCCAACATGGGTCAAGCCCGGTGATAGAAAATTGTTGCAAGCATCTTCTCCGGCTTCTAGGGCTAATGTAGTGGTAGCTAAAGATGGATCTGGAAAATACACCACAGTGAATGCTGCCATAAATGCTGCACCAAAGAATAGCAATGGAAggtatgtgatatatgtgaaggGTGGGATATACAATGAGCAAGTTGAAATAAAGACAAAGAATATAATGTTGGTCGGAGATGGTATTGGAAAAACCATAATCACGGGCAGCCAAAGTGTGGGAGGAGGCACCACAACCTTCCGTTCCGCCACCGTTG CTGTAACTGGAGATGGATTTATTGGTCAAGGCATGACATTTAGGAACACAGCAGGTGCAGCAAATCATCAAGCTGTTGCATTGCGTTCAGGATCAGACTTATCAGTTTTCTATCAATGCAGTTTCGAAGGTTATCAAGACACATTATATGTTTATTCTGATAGACAATTCTACAAAGAATGTGATATTTATGGCACTGTTGACTTTATCTTTGGTAATGCTGCTGTTGTCTTCCAAAACTGTAATCTATATGCAAGAAACCCTCCAAACAAAATTAACACCATCACTGCACAAGGAAGAACCGATCCAAACCAAAACACCGGCATTTCCATTCACAATTGTGTGGTTACAGCTGCATCGGATTTGAAAGCAGTGCAGAGCTCAGTTAAAACTTATCTTGGAAGGCCATGGCAACAATATTCAAGAACAGTTTTCATGAAGAGTTCTCTTGACAGCTTGATTGATCCAGCAGGTTGGTTGGAATGGAATGGTAACTTTGCATTAACCACATTGTATTATGGAGAGTACATGAACACAGGACTTGGATCTTCAACCGCAAACAGAGTTAAATGGGGAGGTTATCATGTTATTACCAGTGCTGCTGAAGCTTCAAAATTCAGTGTTGCAAATTTCATTGCTGGCAACTCATGGCTACCATCCACCCGTGTTCCTTTCACGGCTGGtctttaa
- the LOC107625918 gene encoding uncharacterized protein LOC107625918 isoform X1, producing MANVNLALFSQSRTLALSVSSSKPFLPPPSSAVEAFFPAPPKPSSQRRRTFPPRGHHHRSPANTTLAESRSSTHTGATPSTVSGHPQHRATQHNTTETWNPSLRVRRICTA from the exons ATGGCAAATGTAAACCTAGCTCTATTCTCTCAGTCTCGCACTCTTGCACTCTCAGTCTCGAGCTCGAAGCCCTTCCTCCCACCACCTAGCAGCGCCGTAGAAGCCTTCTTCCCAGCGCCACCGAAGCCTTCTTCACAGCGTCGCCGAACCTTTCCTCCTCGCGGACACCACCATCGATCCCCAGCCAACACCACCCTCGCGGAGTCGCGGTCGTCGACACACACCGGCGCCACCCCCAGCACCGTTTCTGGCCACCCGCAGCACCGAGCCACCCAGCACAACACCACCGAGACATGGAACCCGAGCCTCCGAGTTAG GCGGATATGTACAGCTTAG
- the LOC107625918 gene encoding uncharacterized protein LOC107625918 isoform X2: MANVNLALFSQSRTLALSVSSSKPFLPPPSSAVEAFFPAPPKPSSQRRRTFPPRGHHHRSPANTTLAESRSSTHTGATPSTVSGHPQHRATQHNTTETWNPSLRVRKILV; the protein is encoded by the exons ATGGCAAATGTAAACCTAGCTCTATTCTCTCAGTCTCGCACTCTTGCACTCTCAGTCTCGAGCTCGAAGCCCTTCCTCCCACCACCTAGCAGCGCCGTAGAAGCCTTCTTCCCAGCGCCACCGAAGCCTTCTTCACAGCGTCGCCGAACCTTTCCTCCTCGCGGACACCACCATCGATCCCCAGCCAACACCACCCTCGCGGAGTCGCGGTCGTCGACACACACCGGCGCCACCCCCAGCACCGTTTCTGGCCACCCGCAGCACCGAGCCACCCAGCACAACACCACCGAGACATGGAACCCGAGCCTCCGAGTTAG GAAAATTctggtttag
- the LOC107627793 gene encoding pectinesterase 2: MAAMRLLFNFLIVPFFLSTFVYAYSSNDVKHWCSQTPNPQPCEYFLSNYPNHQTKPINQKSDFLRISLQLAQERALLGHANTVSLGSKCRNQLERVAWNDCVELYQQTIQKLNKTLDPNTKCSQVDAQTWLSTALTNLETCKAGFYELGVQDYVLPLMSNNVTKLLSNTLALNNNGESHQEPSYKDGFPTWVKPGDRKLLQASSPASRANVVVAKDGSGKYTTVNAAINAAPKNSNGRYVIYVKGGIYNEQVEIKTKNIMLVGDGIGKTIITGSKSVGGGTTTFRSATVAVVGDGFIAQDITFRNTAGAKNHQAVALRSGSDLSVFYRCSFEGYQDTLYVHSERQFYKNCNIYGTVDFIFGNAAVVFQNCNIFARNPPNKVNTITAQGRTDPNQNTGISIHDCRVTAASDLKPVQSSVRTYLGRPWKEYSRTVFMKSFLDGLVQPAGWMEWSGNFALNTLYYGEYMNTGPGSSTSNRVKWRGYRVIKTAAEASKFTVGNFIAGNSWLPATKVPFTSNL, from the exons ATGGCAGCAATGCGTTTGCTCTTCAATTTTCTCATTGTTCCCTTCTTTCTATCAACTTTTGTCTATGCCTATTCTTCAAATGATGTTAAACATTGGTGTAGCCAAACCCCAAACCCTCAACCATGTGAGTATTTCTTGAGCAACTACCCTAATCACCAAACCAAACCTATTAACCAAAAAAGTGACTTTCTCAGGATTTCATTACAACTTGCTCAAGAGAGAGCACTCTTAGGCCATGCAAACACTGTTTCACTTGGCTCAAAGTGCCGCAACCAACTTGAAAGAGTTGCATGGAATGATTGTGTAGAGCTCTATCAACAAACCATTCAAAAGCTCAACAAAACCCTAGACCCTAACACCAAATGCTCCCAAGTTGATGCTCAAACATGGCTTAGCACTGCTCTCACAAACCTTGAGACATGCAAAGCTGGCTTCTATGAACTTGGTGTTCAAGACTATGTCCTTCCTCTAATGTCCAACAATGTTACTAAGTTGCTAAGCAACACTTTGGCTCTTAACAACAATGGTGAATCTCATCAAGAACCAAGTTACAAAGATGGATTCCCAACATGGGTCAAGCCCGGTGATAGAAAATTGTTGCAAGCATCTTCTCCGGCTTCTAGGGCTAATGTAGTGGTAGCTAAAGATGGATCTGGAAAATACACCACAGTGAATGCTGCCATAAATGCTGCACCAAAGAATAGCAATGGAAggtatgtgatatatgtgaaggGTGGGATATACAATGAGCAAGTTGAAATAAAGACAAAGAATATAATGTTGGTCGGAGATGGTATTGGAAAAACCATAATCACAGGTAGCAAAAGTGTTGGAGGTGGCACTACAACCTTTCGTTCAGCCACAGTTg CGGTTGTTGGAGATGGATTTATTGCTCAAGATATTACATTCAGGAACACCGCTGGTGCAAAAAATCATCAAGCTGTTGCATTGCGTTCTGGATCAGACTTATCAGTTTTCTACAGATGTAGTTTTGAAGGTTATCAAGACACACTATATGTTCATTCCGAGAGACAATTCTACAAGAATTGCAACATTTATGGAACCGTTGACTTTATATTTGGCAACGCTGCTGTTGTGTTCCAAAACTGTAACATATTTGCAAGAAACCCTCCAAACAAAGTAAACACAATCACAGCACAAGGAAGAACCGATCCAAACCAAAACACTGGCATTTCCATTCACGATTGTAGGGTTACAGCTGCTTCAGATTTGAAACCGGTTCAAAGTTCAGTGAGAACTTATCTTGGAAGACCATGGAAAGAGTATTCAAGAACCGTGTTTATGAAGAGTTTTCTTGATGGTTTGGTTCAACCGGCCGGTTGGATGGAATGGAGTGGTAACTTTGCTTTGAACACGCTTTATTATGGAGAGTATATGAATACTGGACCCGGTTCATCGACTTCAAACCGGGTTAAATGGCGTGGTTATCGTGTTATTAAGACTGCTGCTGAAGCATCGAAATTCACGGTTGGGAATTTCATTGCTGGAAACTCATGGTTACCAGCTACCAAAGTGCCTTTCACCTCAAATCTCTAA